The following is a genomic window from Xenopus laevis strain J_2021 chromosome 2L, Xenopus_laevis_v10.1, whole genome shotgun sequence.
acgtcactaagcacagtttataaggatatcatttacaggatattcatggctcttgtgtattatagttcAGATCCTGCAGCAGATTGTACTGGCTCCATCATGGCCAAAGAGGCTCTGGCAGTGCAGGATGTCCATGGCCCAAATGTTAATAATTAATTATGGATAAAATAACTGAATTGGCAGACatacttatatataattaatggcAAACATAAAACTGAGCATCATTAAGTCAAGTGGGTAGGTCCTTTTCCTTCCTATcaggttttaactttttttggccACTTTGTCAGGAGTAGACTATTTGCTTACTCCCTGATCTTGGGCGGGGGTTAGGATGGACATCCTGGTCAAGGGAGTGGTTAAGAATGAACATTCTGGTCAGAGCAGGACCTATTAAAGGGGCATCCTGGTCAGGGTCGGGGCTGAGAATGGACATCCCTGTCAGGGGAGGGGCTAAGAAGGGACATCCCGGTCAGGTTAGGGGCTGAGAAGGGACATCCCAGGCAGGGGAGGGACTAAGAAGGGACATCCTGGTCAGGTGAGGGGCTAAGAATGGACATCCCAGGCAGGGGAGGGACTAAGAAGGGACATCCTTGTCAGGGGAGGGGCTAAGAATGGACATCCCTGTCAGGGGAGGGGCTAAGAAGGGACATCCCGGTCAGGGTAGGGGCTAAGAAGGGACATCCCAGGTTGGGGAGGGACTAAGAAGGGACATCCTGGTCAGTGGAGGGGCTAAGAATGGACATCCCAGGCAGGGGAGGGACTAAGAAGGGACATCCTGGTCAGGGGAGGGGCTAAGAATGGACATCCCAGGCAGGGGAGGGACTAAGAAGGGACATCCTGGTCAGGGGAGGGGCTAAGAATAGACATCCCGCTCAGGGGAGGTGCTAAGAATAGACATCCCCCTCAGGGGAGGGGCTAATGGGAATATTTACTTTTAGCTATGTGGCcagtaaatggtacctgctgattggctgctgtgagtTAGTAGCCCTGGGGTTAAATGGGTGTAGGGTTGAAGCTTTCCTGCTGCTGAGAGATAGAACTAGTAATATTGTCTGGTTTGGGGGTCTGCATGGATCTTGCCCTTTCCCAAGTGCCTCTAAATCCATAGCATTTtatcttaataccttaaaggcCTGGGAGGTTCATATGTGTGAATATCCCACCCCAATCCCTTTACTGATCGACCCAATCTGTGCCGGGGGGAACCACAGACTCTCTGGCTCTGCTGATTGGTCGGCATGTGATTCTCATGGGGCCGCAGAGCAGACAGCAGCCTGGGGTAAAGTAATTGCTTTTAAAGTTTCTTCTTTCTGTGAGCACAGATTCCCCAGGGCCTCTTGCAGATCAGATAAGGTGCCTTTACCCCAGGCTACTATTTACTTACAGTAATATATATACCAGTCTTCCTGGTTCTCTACTGCTCCGCCCTTCTGATTGGTTACCCTCCCATGGCAAATCTGCCTCTTCTCCTCTGTTACATATTACATTACTTCctgtgctgatggtgaaatctccttttctcacttccaatgaatcactcattccccctctcttgttagggaatcccataacctgactgcccttacagtaaagaaccccttcctatgctgatggtgaaatctccttttctttatgATCAATGGATGTCCACTTGTCATCTGCACCTGAATGGCTGAAAGCTTATTGGACAATTTGTTGCTACTCCCATGGGTTGCCACCTATAGGCTGGTGCAGAGTTGCAATAGATCCATTGAGCAGGTTTATCAGAATGGCAGTTTTCTTGTTGAAGTTCAATAAATTTGGTTCTGGCCCAATTTCCAAACAGAATGacaatcctaatctgcatatttcagtttttaatgCCACCAACAGTGACATTAATGCAGATAATTCTCTATGTACTGTCTGTCTCAGATCTGCCCAAATGGTACCATTCAGGTCCAcccaaaataaaatcatttctGCAGAATAATGAACTGGATGGAGGATTTGGGGAATCAAGGGGTACAGCAAACCTCTTTCATGTGTAGGGAGTTCTGCCCATTCCTGTATATTACTGTACTTTCCTGTACATTActgtatactagggatgcacggaatccactattttggattcggccaaatccctgaagatttggccgaatccgaatcctaatttgtatatgcaaattaggggcaggaaaggaaaaagtgggacaAAATtggtttactttcttgttttgtgacaaaaagtcaccagaaaacccgccctgcccacaatttgcatatgcaaattaggattcgtttcagccaggcacaaggattcggccgaatcctgctgaaaaaggctgaatcccaaaccgaatcatggattcggtgcatccctatattatactgtacattatactgtactgtacatttcctgtatattatactgtatattttactatACTTTCCTGTACATTACTGTACATTAGACTTtactttactgtatattatactgtACTTTCCTGTATATTACTGTACATTACAGGGCTATGGTGCCTGAGCATGGAAGGGGAATGACACTGAATAGATACATTGAATTGTTCATTAGCCTCTTTGTACTGCATTGGGCAACTCAATCATCTTTTTTGCATAAAagacagtatgtgtgtgtgtatgtatgtatgtatgtgtgtatgtgtatgtatgaacCCGGTGACACGTGTGATGCCTGTTGTGTATAATTGTATTACAAGTGCGGGGCCTTGgctttatatgaaataaaatgaatatataaggaatgataaaatgtaatgaataaggAGAGTCCAGGCCTGTAGGCAGTTCAGACATGTAGATCATTTCCATTGTATAAAGACACAAAGCCGTTCTGCTGACAGTTACATTGCGTCGGCGATTCTCGCAGCCCCCACGTTCATCCCGCTGTCAGGGACACGTTGGCCGCTCACAATGGCAGGAGAATATCCGTAGGCGTGCGCTTGAATAGCGGCTTCTATAGGAATGGATTGGCTCGTCCTTGAGACTCTTCGCTCCATTGTTCCTTTGTGCCGTCTGGTTGGTTTGTTTGAGCGGCACAAGGTACTGCTGCACATTCCTATTGTTCTGCATCTCTTTCTATTACCCAGAAGCCCAGTAACTACACAAGGCACTGAGACTCAATATAATGTGCCTTAATGTATGTACAGCCAAAGAGAACTGCGATTCACCCCATTTTTATGTTGTAGAAAGTCGCCCAATCCGCTGGCAGGTTCGTGCCCGATCTCCCTTACTCCTTTTACACAAGCCTATTTGTTGGTTATTTCCCTTTAGTAACTCTGCAGTCCTGTCTCTGCTCATTGTCTCTGCCCCAGGGATGTTCCGCTGCACTTTCTGCCAGACGGAAGTTGAAGAAGATGAGTCTGCGATGCCCAAAAAGGATGCCAGGACATTAGTCGCCCGCTTCAATGAGCAAATCGAGCCCATTTATGCTCTGCTTAGAGAGACCGAGGACATCAACCTGGCCTATGAAATCCTGGAGCCGGAGCCTACGGACATACCTGCCCTCAGGCAAAGGTGCTTACTCCTCCTGCTAATGTGCATGGCACTGCCCTCTAAACCCATTCCTGGGCTTTATACTGCACTCTGGGCAATCTCATCCTCATGTTCATCTGAATTGGGTCAGGGCTTGCTATTTGGGCTTCCTACTTCTGTATAGTCCTTATGGTCTCTTTGGGTTTTCCTGATACTGGCAAGTGAGAACCTCAGGTTTTGGTTCTTCATAGAAAATAAGCAAAACCCAAATTTGTGCCACTCCAGATCCACATGTTATTTCATTTTGGAACCTATAACGTTTACCTGTAGGGCATAAGCTTGTGTTACCtttgtgtttctgcagcaaagagagggcggcagcagcagcagccggaGCCTCCGGTTCCCAGAAAGAGGTTTGGTCCAGCAAGGGCCCCTCTTACGAGGACCTGTACACACAAGATGTGGTTATCAGCATGGAGGAACAGGAGGACCTGCAGCGGGCAGCAGCCGAGGGCAAGACTGTGAAAGAGAGACCCATCTGGCTTCGAGAGAGCACCGTGCAGGGGGCCTTCAGCGACAGTGCAGAACTGAAGGATGGTGAGATGGGCACCGCGGGTATAATATACATTGTACGGCAGTCTGTGAAGGAAACTTGCAATTATCCAGTGGCTGCCAAGCTCTTCCTCTAGTCATTTTGGACCCAAAATCAGTCactaatgcctttaaaggggaactttaatTTGTATTGAAATGTGTCCAAACTGTAGCGGGTGTTTGATCAGTTTGCTCAGTCACTGAGCCTTGTTATGAATCTGTTTGTCTAACGGGCATCTAGTATTGGGTACATCCCGCCATAGAATTGGGGCCTATGGGTATCGCAGTTGGAGATGGACTATTTGTGAGTCATGAAGAAAAACCATTGCAAGGAATTATGGGAGGGGCTAAACCTGTAGAAGGATCATAGTAGGATTGGCTCATGATAGGTTGGGATTTCTCTACCGGTATCCGTTATTGGGGGCAGTATAAAAAGGGTTTCAGTTTGTACAATGAGCCCCCACTACACGAATATTTCATGTCTTTACCCCAACTTTTATTTACTGCTATATTAGATACTGATCCATTCCAAGAGCGTGAGGAGAGCCGACCAATGGCGGATGAAAACGAGGAAGTGATGCAGGCGCTGCTCATTCATGAAAAGAAAAGTGCGGTGCCAGTTGGGGCTTCCTCTGCCCCTGCACCCAACACCGCGGCCGGCAGTGATTCCGACAGCGACACCAGTGAATCCGACCCAGACAGCCCGGCGCCCCGGCAGCCCATCAGCAGCTTTTCTCACACCTACGAAGAGGACGATGAAGATGACGAGTTTGAGGATGTAGCGAGTCACCCGACGGTCACTGTTGCTGGGCGCTCGTACCTGTACAGCCAGGTGAGTCAGCGCCCGGAGCTGGTGGCACAGATGACTCCTCAGGAGAAGGAAGTCTATATAGCGATGGGGCAGAAGATGTTTGAAGACCTGTACGACTGACACTTGCCCCGTCCCCCCTCAGGGGGTCCTTTGTGCGACCCGACAGCACCACATGCCCATTGGGAGCCGCTATATCTAGAGATGACCTTCAGCACCTTCCCACCGTTCATTTTATTTGCATCCCCGTTATTTGTTGTAGAATCGGGTTGTTGGCCATTGCGCCTGCCCAATCACTGCTGAGCGCATTATTGAGGAAGGAAagatcttttttatttaaaagaaaacaattcaaatATTAGAGCTTCTCATGTTTTACTAGTGGGCTTAAGTCTAAAGGGAGAACAATTGCCCTGCTGAATGGGCCTGGAGGGGGCACCACAACTCCAATAGGAAATATCCTTTGTGTAAGGGACGAGTATTAAGTCTATTTAGTCTTCTGCCAAAACGCTCGTctataaatgacattttatttctctttgtgTCGCTTTCCACCCATCACCATGTCACATTGTATTTCCCAAGCACCCCCTCTTGTTTAACCCACTAGTAACCTGCTAGTAACCCCCTAGTAATCCCCCCTGTAAGACCCACTGGATTCAGCCCTTCACTGTGATGCTAATGGGAAATTGCAAGTCGCTCACATATAGACGGGCACATTATGGCATTGCCCATTAAATCATTGGTTGTTCCAGGGGCCGGGCAAAGCTTTATGGTCCTTCCCACTAAACCTTGTGACTTCTGTGGCTGAGACGGGAAAGAATGATAAGGAAATGTATTTCCATGAGCCAAACTTGACCCCCCCAATATAATATGGGAAACCCTGTAGGTCTGTGAATTAGTGCCCCTCCCCCCCTTTTTCCTGTAACAGAAGAGCCCACTGAAAGGTTTAACAGGCATTTGTCTTGCCCTCGGCTGTGCGGATTTAAAGGGCCACACCTTTCTACGAGCAGCTCTTCTCAACTTCGCTTTTTATACTTGTTTTCTGTTTTACCAGCAAAAACTGTTTTAGAGAGAATGTCGGAGCTGGGGGCGTCCTTACCCTGTTTTTATCTTCAGTTTTGTGAATTCTCTTAATAAAGtcggttttcatgttttataaatatggagagtggtgtttttattaaagggatcttTATATGACTATGAGCAGATGAGGTTTTCCAGTGTAAACACATTAAAAAGCTGCTGTATCCGGGTGCACATCAGGTATGCTCTGTgcaatacaatgggtttagttctaaCACAGATAAAAGCCAAATTCCATTCAAGTCTCTTTAGAATGAGCCAATAGAGAGTTTATAGGGCTCATATGCAGTGCCccacgcagtgtgcaaagtgcaaaaaaagactGCAAGCCTCTGCGCTACTGTTCAGAGCACAATTACCTGTGGACTATCGCTTATATGTTGCTGCTGGAGGAGCAGATTCAAACTGACTGGTGTTCAGTGATACAGATGCAGTGACCAGTCAGGGAGACCAGTGCACGACCCAGACCTGCCACCCAGTGTATGTTCCCCGACCTGCACCCACTACCTGACCTGACTCATAATTAACTTACCTGCCCACCCAGGGCCCACAAAACTGAAAGGGACATTACTGTGAactagaagtgatgtcacattgcAGCCTAATCAGAAGGGGGAAAAATGTTGCCATAGCCAGATATTCAGATGGGATACCTGCAGGTAGGagtgccatcagaaatcacagggccccatacaaaaaaatttcctgggccccctgggctgcgcccactgcaagccccacctacaggtccgcccccaccacacagtaaaaaaacaaaaaaaatattggtggctagggttcccacatgttaataaaaaataaaaagatattggtgttcagggccccccataaaaaaacatttgtggccagggaccCCCATTAAAAATTAtcggtggctaggaccccacatgagaaaataaaaatggtggccaggccccccccccaccacattacaagaaaattggtggccagtgccccttaaatgtccatgccttcccgaagtcagcagctctcagaaagatggggggcccggataatcaaaTAAGTGTGGCGGGCCcaggcccccttaccctcggagccccctacaactctcccccctgtccccccctgatggctgccctgcctgtaGGATCAGACAATCAGAACACTTTGTGGCTATTCTGCAGGTATTCAACCCAATGCGGGACTCTAGACCAGGGCTGCGGGGGACAATGGAATGGCCTGAGGGTAAAACATAGGGGCAGAGATGCCCAACCGGTGGTTTGGGGGGAGCAGCACACGCTCATTACTTGCTCAGCTGTGGCCCCTGTTAGAAGGGACCCACTAGAAAGCTTCTGTTTGCTGCCAACAAAGATCAGGGAGTTTTTTTGTTGGTTATACCCTGAGGGTAGGACTCCATGAATCCGgtgcgctgcgacaaaacacatGCGACTCATCAATGTGCCAAAAATAAGGTTAAGTAATAGaattgccccatagtgttgcagcattgatccgacgcggcACGACTGTCTAttatcttaccttatttttgttgcatgcgacgAGTCACTGCGCGTCGGATTGTGCCgaaaacgcttgtggagtcctaTCCTTACCCCCTATTGGCTGTGTATGTGTATgggacattgtgtgtgtgtgtgtagatacatttgtGTATCAAGTTGagagcagtgtgtgtgtgagtgatgaGTTTGCATGTGCAGAGAGATCTCAttactgtgtgtgttttgtgtggtGAGTTGTACTGTGTGTGTCCCTCGTACAGAGACACAAGTGAGCTCATGTGCACATGACACATAATAAAGAGTCTCTGCAAAGCCCATAATGGATTCCGGTGTGTCCTGTTTTCCTTCCAATTGTCTTAGAAATCATTTGCTAATTGGCCCAGAAATCACATGTTCTTCCTGACAGACGTTTGTATTTTCAGCTCtcatctgcctgtgtgtgtatatactgtatatagatagatagat
Proteins encoded in this region:
- the gtf2e1.L gene encoding general transcription factor IIE subunit 1 L homeolog isoform X1, whose amino-acid sequence is MAVGLGGGRGKMTDPDVATEVPAVLKRLAKYVVRGFYGLEHALALDILIRNPCVKEEDMMELLKFDRKQLRAVLNTLKGDKFIKCRMRVETATDGKTTRHNYYFINYKLLVNVVKYKLDHMRRRIETDERDSTNRASFKCPNCCSTFTDLEANQLFDPMTGMFRCTFCQTEVEEDESAMPKKDARTLVARFNEQIEPIYALLRETEDINLAYEILEPEPTDIPALRQSKERAAAAAAGASGSQKEVWSSKGPSYEDLYTQDVVISMEEQEDLQRAAAEGKTVKERPIWLRESTVQGAFSDSAELKDDTDPFQEREESRPMADENEEVMQALLIHEKKSAVPVGASSAPAPNTAAGSDSDSDTSESDPDSPAPRQPISSFSHTYEEDDEDDEFEDVASHPTVTVAGRSYLYSQVSQRPELVAQMTPQEKEVYIAMGQKMFEDLYD
- the gtf2e1.L gene encoding general transcription factor IIE subunit 1 L homeolog isoform X2, translated to MTDPDVATEVPAVLKRLAKYVVRGFYGLEHALALDILIRNPCVKEEDMMELLKFDRKQLRAVLNTLKGDKFIKCRMRVETATDGKTTRHNYYFINYKLLVNVVKYKLDHMRRRIETDERDSTNRASFKCPNCCSTFTDLEANQLFDPMTGMFRCTFCQTEVEEDESAMPKKDARTLVARFNEQIEPIYALLRETEDINLAYEILEPEPTDIPALRQSKERAAAAAAGASGSQKEVWSSKGPSYEDLYTQDVVISMEEQEDLQRAAAEGKTVKERPIWLRESTVQGAFSDSAELKDDTDPFQEREESRPMADENEEVMQALLIHEKKSAVPVGASSAPAPNTAAGSDSDSDTSESDPDSPAPRQPISSFSHTYEEDDEDDEFEDVASHPTVTVAGRSYLYSQVSQRPELVAQMTPQEKEVYIAMGQKMFEDLYD
- the gtf2e1.L gene encoding general transcription factor IIE subunit 1 L homeolog (The RefSeq protein has 1 substitution compared to this genomic sequence), which encodes MTDPDVATEVPAVLKRLAKYVVRGFYGLEHALALDILIRNPCVKEEDMMELLKFDRKQLRAVLNTLKGDKFIKCRMRVETATDGKTTRHNYYFINYKLLVNVVKYKLDHMRRRIETDERDSTNRASFKCPNCCSTFTDLEANQLFDPMTGMFRCTFCQTEVEEDESAMPKKDARTLVARFNEQIEPIYALLRETEDINLAYEILEPEPTDIPALRQSKERAAAAAAGASGTQKEVWSSKGPSYEDLYTQDVVISMEEQEDLQRAAAEGKTVKERPIWLRESTVQGAFSDSAELKDDTDPFQEREESRPMADENEEVMQALLIHEKKSAVPVGASSAPAPNTAAGSDSDSDTSESDPDSPAPRQPISSFSHTYEEDDEDDEFEDVASHPTVTVAGRSYLYSQVSQRPELVAQMTPQEKEVYIAMGQKMFEDLYD